In one window of Arachis ipaensis cultivar K30076 chromosome B06, Araip1.1, whole genome shotgun sequence DNA:
- the LOC107647791 gene encoding rust resistance kinase Lr10-like gives MMSGGKALFCSSLLLLQQILTCAANQKDNGEACRPSSCGKISNVKHPFRLKDDPATCGDPRYELSCENNRTLLYLFPGKSYQVEAINYNNFTIRLVDPAISENDCSTLPRYSLSRSNFSDSYGYSFQVSKGVNEPYGTLQYRVFVNGSTMEEDLIRVFEHVIFLNCSNPIKDDPRFMDTAPCIEKGNHHVYAVVGGLKAVELRDDCRVKMVAASSFLGPPQRNLSYGEIHRRLSYGFDLSWMLGGACASTCEELDLCSFNETAQRLICTDLCGSPTGVQCRKISKLQIIAKDFAYGILKGFRKVVGKDTGENFSKMDVLAVIKIGVFTGRFLVPYILVRYTLGVIFFSALLIYTFRRRHISIYGNIEDFLQGNTFMPIRYSYKEIKKMTRNFKEKLGEGGFGTVYKGKLISGPFVAIKMLGKAKGNGQDFISEVATIGRIHHANVVRLIGFNVERSKHALVYEFMPNGSLDKYIFSKEDRISLTYQKMFEIALGVARGMAYLHEGCDMQILHFDIKPHNILLDENFIPKVSDFGLAKLYPLDNSIVTLTAARGTIGYMAPELFYQNIGAVSYKADVYSFGMLLMEIASQRRNSNPHAEHSSQFYFPFWIYDQLAAEENDEIEMETLMDEERSELAKKMFIIALWCIQLKPRDRPSMSKVVEMLEGDVAGIEMPPKPSYCPNDVIQRDSEVDSSGVDASNNSYVSSSFEEESTSNPC, from the exons ATGATGAGCGGAGGAAAAGCCCTCTTCTGCTCATCGCTACTCTTATTGCAACAAATTTTAACTTGCGCAGCTAATCAGAAGGATAACGGAGAAGCATGTAGGCCTTCCTCTTGCGGCAAAATCAGCAACGTAAAACATCCTTTCCGGCTGAAGGATGATCCCGCAACCTGTGGGGATCCGAGGTATGAGTTGTCTTGTGAGAATAACAGGACGCTGTTATATCTTTTTCCCGGTAAAAGTTACCAAGTTGAGGCAATAAACTACAACAACTTCACGATCCGGCTTGTAGATCCCGCCATCTCAGAGAATGACTGTTCTACCCTTCCTCGCTATTCTTTATCCCGTTCCAATTTCAGTGACAGTTACGGATACTCCTTCCAGGTCTCCAAAGGCGTCAATGAACCATACGGAACCCTTCAATATCGAGTTTTTGTCAATGGCTCGACAATGGAGGAAGACTTAATAAGAGTATTCGAGCACGTGATTTTCTTGAACTGCAGCAATCCGATCAAGGACGATCCACGATTCATGGACACTGCCCCTTGCATTGAAAAAGGTAATCATCATGTTTATGCTGTCGTTGGAGGATTGAAGGCGGTTGAATTAAGAGATGATTGCCGTGTGAAGATGGTTGCTGCCTCATCCTTTCTTGGTCCCCCACAGCGAAACTTGTCATACGGTGAAATTCATAGGAGGCTCAGCTACGGGTTTGATCTTTCTTGGATGCTGGGCGGTGCTTGTGCATCTACTTGTGAGGAGCTCGATCTTTGCTCATTCAACGAAACCGCTCAACGACTCATTTGCACGGATCTCTGTGGCAGTCCAACGGGAGTCCAATGCA GAAAAATTTCAAAGCTCCAAATCATTGCAAAAG ATTTTGCATATGGAATTTTGAAAG gATTTCGCAAAGTGGTAGGCAAAGATACTGGTGAAAATTTCTCTAAAATGGATGTGTTAGCTGTTATTAAGATAGGAGTATTCACAGGAAGATTTCTAGTGCCTTACATACTCGTCAGATACACATTGGGTGTCATATTTTTTTCTGCACTTCTGATCTACACATTCCGAAGAAGACATATATCAATTTATGGGAACATTGAAGATTTTTTGCAAGGAAACACCTTCATGCCAATAAGATATTCATATAAAGAGATAAAGAAGATGACAAGAAATTTTAAGGAAAAGTTGGGAGAAGGAGGATTTGGTACAGTGTACAAAGGAAAGTTAATAAGCGGGCCTTTTGTAGCCATAAAAATGTTAGGTAAAGCCAAGGGTAACGGTCAAGATTTCATTAGTGAAGTCGCTACAATTGGCAGAATACATCATGCCAATGTGGTGAGGTTGATTGGTTTTAACGTCGAGAGATCAAAACATGCTCTGGTATATGAATTCATGCCGAATGGTTCTTTGGATAAATATATCTTCTCTAAAGAGGATAGAATATCTTTAACATATCAGAAGATGTTTGAGATAGCTCTAGGAGTAGCTCGTGGTATGGCTTATCTACATGAAGGTTGTGACATGCAGATTTTGCATTTTGATATCAAGCCTCATAACATTCTTCTTGATGAGAATTTCATTCCTAAGGTCTCAGACTTTGGTCTTGCAAAACTATATCCTCTTGATAATAGTATTGTAACTTTAACTGCAGCAAGAGGAACAATTGGTTACATGGCTCCTGAACTGTTCTACCAAAATATTGGAGCAGTATCTTACAAGGCTGATGTCTATAGCTTTGGAATGCTTTTGATGGAAATAGCGAGTCAAAGAAGAAATTCGAATCCACATGCAGAGCATTCAAGtcaattttattttccattttggATTTATGATCAGTTGGCTGCTGAGGAAAATGATGAGATTGAGATGGAAACTTTGATGGATGAAGAAAGGAGTGAGTTAGCAAAAAAGATGTTTATAATTGCGTTGTGGTGCATACAGCTGAAGCCAAGGGATCGTCCCTCAATGAGTAAAGTAGTGGAAATGTTAGAAGGAGATGTTGCAGGTATTGAAATGCCTCCAAAACCTTCATATTGTCCAAATGATGTGATTCAAAGAGATTCTGAAGTTGACTCCTCAGGAGTAGATGCTTCAAATAATTCTTATGTGTCTTCaagttttgaggaggaaagtacatcGAATCCTTGTTAA
- the LOC107647792 gene encoding rust resistance kinase Lr10-like isoform X2 — protein MSRWKSLWCSLPLLHLLFQTCCNGGACRPSSCGKITNIKHPFRLKDDPASCGDSRYELSCENNRTLLYLFPGISYHVQAINYNNFTIRLVDPAISDSGDDCSTLPRYSLSVRNFSDSYSYMHIPKYSEPYGAIQERTHYVVVRMFENVIFLNCSYPIRDDPRFVDASPCVKEGGNVYAVLGDMDVGELRDECRVKMVAASSFLVPPRSLVDSFFIYQNLSYAEIHRKLSYGFHLSWMIGGACSSACGQLTSCFFNETSPNLITCRAHRCFTPITFNELPYMILKYALGVMFFFALLIYTYQRRHISIYENIEGFLQNNTLMPIRYSYKEIKKMTSGFKEKLGEGGFGSVYKGRLISGPFVAIKMLGKAKANGQEFISEVATIGRIHHANVVRLIGFCVEGSKRALVYEFMPNGSLDKFIFSKVDSVSLTYQKLFEISLGVARGIAYLHEGCDMQILHFDIKPHNILLDENFIPKVSDFGLAKLNPLDNSIVALTAVRGTIGYMAPELFYKNIGAVSYKADVYSFGMLLMEMASQRRNSNPNAEHSSQFYFPFWIYDQLARKNDEIEMETLMHEETSELAKRMFITALWCIQLKPSDRPSMNKVVKMLEGNVASIEMPPRPSYYPNNMIHRDSEINSGVTTLNNSSGSSGFDEEEITTNGM, from the exons ATGAGCAGATGGAAAAGCTTGTGGTGTTCACTACCACTCTTACACTTGCTCTTTCAAACTTGTTGCAATGGAGGAGCATGTAGACCTTCCTCTTGCGGCAAAATCACCAACATAAAACATCCTTTCCGGCTGAAGGATGATCCGGCAAGCTGTGGGGATTCCAGGTACGAGTTGTCTTGTGAGAATAACAGGACGCTGTTATATCTTTTCCCCGGTATAAGCTACCATGTGCAGGCAATAAACTACAATAACTTCACCATTCGGCTCGTAGATCCCGCCATCTCAGACTCAGGGGATGACTGCTCCACCCTTCCCCGATATTCTTTGTCCGTTAGAAATTTCAGTGACAGCTATAGCTACATGCATATCCCCAAATACAGTGAACCATATGGAGCCATTCAAGAACGAACTCATTATGTTGTAGTAAGAATGTTCGAGAACGTGATCTTTTTGAACTGCAGCTATCCGATCAGGGATGATCCACGATTCGTGGATGCTTCGCCTTGCGTTAAAGAAGGAGGCAATGTTTATGCTGTTCTTGGAGACATGGACGTGGGTGAATTAAGAGATGAGTGCCGTGTGAAGATGGTTGCTGCCTCATCCTTTCTTGTTCCACCGAGATCGTTGGTGGATTCATTCTTCATCTACCAAAACTTGTCATACGCTGAAATCCATAGAAAACTGAGTTACGGATTTCATCTTTCTTGGATGATCGGCGGTGCTTGTTCATCTGCCTGTGGCCAGCTCACTTCTTGCTTCTTCAACGAAACCTCTCCAAATCTCATCACTTGCCGAGCGCATCGCTGTTTCACTCCAATAACGTTCAATGAAT TGCCATACATGATCCTCAAATATGCATTAGGTGTTATGTTTTTCTTTGCATTGTTGATCTACACATATCAAAGAAGACATATATCAATCTATGAGAATATTGAAGGCTTTCTACAAAACAATACCCTCATGCCAATAAGGTATTCatataaagaaataaagaagatgaCATCAGGTTTTAAGGAAAAGTTGGGAGAAGGAGGATTCGGCTCAGTCTACAAAGGACGGTTAATAAGTGGTCCCTTTGTAGCCATAAAAATGTTGGGTAAAGCTAAGGCTAATGGTCAAGAATTCATCAGTGAAGTTGCTACAATCGGTAGAATACATCATGCCAATGTGGTGAGGTTGATTGGATTCTGTGTCGAGGGTTCGAAACGCGCTCTTGTATATGAATTTATGCCGAATGGTTCTCTAGATAAGTTTATTTTTTCGAAAGTGGATAGTGTATCATTGACTTACCAGAAACTTTTTGAAATATCTCTTGGTGTGGCTCGTGGTATAGCTTATCTGCATGAAGGTTGTGACATGCAAATTTTGCATTTTGATATCAAGCCTCATAACATTCTTCTTGACGAGAACTTCATTCCTAAAGTGTCAGATTTTGGTCTTGCAAAGCTTAATCCTCTTGATAACAGTATTGTAGCTTTGACAGCAGTAAGAGGAACAATTGGTTACATGGCTCCAGAATTGTTCTACAAAAATATTGGAGCAGTATCTTACAAGGCTGATGTCTATAGCTTTGGAATGCTTTTGATGGAAATGGCAAGTCAAAGAAGAAACTCAAATCCAAATGCAGAGCATTCGAGCCAATTCTACTTTCCATTTTGGATATATGATCAATTGGCTCGGAAAAATGATGAGATAGAGATGGAAACTTTGATGCATGAAGAAACGAGTGAACTAGCAAAAAGGATGTTCATAACTGCATTGTGGTGTATACAATTGAAGCCAAGTGATCGTCCTTCAATGAATAAAGTGGTAAAAATGTTAGAAGGGAATGTTGCAAGCATTGAAATGCCTCCAAGGCCTTCATATTATCCAAATAATATGATTCACAGGGATTCTGAGATTAATTCAGGAGTAACTACTTTAAATAACTCTTCAGGCTCTTCAGGTTTTGACGAGGAGGAAATTACAACCAATGGTATGTGA
- the LOC107647792 gene encoding uncharacterized protein LOC107647792 isoform X1 produces the protein MSRWKSLWCSLPLLHLLFQTCCNGGACRPSSCGKITNIKHPFRLKDDPASCGDSRYELSCENNRTLLYLFPGISYHVQAINYNNFTIRLVDPAISDSGDDCSTLPRYSLSVRNFSDSYSYMHIPKYSEPYGAIQERTHYVVVRMFENVIFLNCSYPIRDDPRFVDASPCVKEGGNVYAVLGDMDVGELRDECRVKMVAASSFLVPPRSLVDSFFIYQNLSYAEIHRKLSYGFHLSWMIGGACSSACGQLTSCFFNETSPNLITCRAHRCFTPITFNECGDVSKLQIIAEDFAYGFLAGKMSFRSVLFRVGRFYFPIQ, from the exons ATGAGCAGATGGAAAAGCTTGTGGTGTTCACTACCACTCTTACACTTGCTCTTTCAAACTTGTTGCAATGGAGGAGCATGTAGACCTTCCTCTTGCGGCAAAATCACCAACATAAAACATCCTTTCCGGCTGAAGGATGATCCGGCAAGCTGTGGGGATTCCAGGTACGAGTTGTCTTGTGAGAATAACAGGACGCTGTTATATCTTTTCCCCGGTATAAGCTACCATGTGCAGGCAATAAACTACAATAACTTCACCATTCGGCTCGTAGATCCCGCCATCTCAGACTCAGGGGATGACTGCTCCACCCTTCCCCGATATTCTTTGTCCGTTAGAAATTTCAGTGACAGCTATAGCTACATGCATATCCCCAAATACAGTGAACCATATGGAGCCATTCAAGAACGAACTCATTATGTTGTAGTAAGAATGTTCGAGAACGTGATCTTTTTGAACTGCAGCTATCCGATCAGGGATGATCCACGATTCGTGGATGCTTCGCCTTGCGTTAAAGAAGGAGGCAATGTTTATGCTGTTCTTGGAGACATGGACGTGGGTGAATTAAGAGATGAGTGCCGTGTGAAGATGGTTGCTGCCTCATCCTTTCTTGTTCCACCGAGATCGTTGGTGGATTCATTCTTCATCTACCAAAACTTGTCATACGCTGAAATCCATAGAAAACTGAGTTACGGATTTCATCTTTCTTGGATGATCGGCGGTGCTTGTTCATCTGCCTGTGGCCAGCTCACTTCTTGCTTCTTCAACGAAACCTCTCCAAATCTCATCACTTGCCGAGCGCATCGCTGTTTCACTCCAATAACGTTCAATGAATGCG GTGACGTGTCAAAGCTCCAAATCATTGCAGAAG ATTTTGCATATGGATTTTTGGCAGGTAAAATGTCATTCCGTAGCGTATTATTTAGAGTTGGACGATTTTATTTTCCCATCCAATAA
- the LOC107647793 gene encoding rust resistance kinase Lr10-like gives MAALLLMLLLNLNPDMGIYHDDPVPCPVRLYCSEDKTNILELPAFPSSVKLPVTSISYTSNTLQVYDPKHCFPQLFLTLNYSSFYPFQSIKQSLDFDSFYDPLHPTNCTFFDCSSSVPPNILSGYYEEQDLLSCPILIALDDDNIIESNLVFCTKLTRHVLPISLCNIKWNWEPLYLVWSTETFKSGCFVACNVSNKGTEHHESILLPLTGATLLVLILGVMYHIYCYYRNKGEDQQRVETFLKDYKALNPTRFSYTDIKRITKQFKDKLGEGAHGAVYKGKLTNQILVAVKILNKADGDGTEFINEVGTMAKIHHVNVVRLLGYCAEGSHRALVYHFFPNGNLQSFIALSSDKETFFGWNKMHQIAVGIAKGIEYLHQGCNQRILHFDINPRNVLLDQNFTPKISDFGLAKLCSKNRSTVSMTAARGTLGYMAPEVFSRNFGNVSYKSDIYSYGMLLLEMVGGRKNTNASQETFQVLYPNWIHNLLEGDDTYIPIDDDGDFRIAKKLAIVGLWCIQWHPVHRPSMKSVVHMLEAEEDTLKVPPNPFESIAATSSSAIIPAKFLNLELEVIPETD, from the exons ATGGCAGCATTATTATTGATGCTGCTGCTGAATTTGAATCCGGACATGGGAATTTACCATGATGATCCCGTTCCATGTCCCGTGCGTCTCTACTGTTCAGAAGACAAAACCAATATCCTTGAGCTGCCTGCCTTTCCATCCTCAGTAAAACTCCCCGTCACAAGCATTAGCTACACATCAAACACTTTACAAGTATATGATCCCAAACACTGTTTTCCACAACTCTTTCTCACACTCAATTATTCATCATTTTATCCTTTCCAATCCATTAAACAATCACTTGATTTCGATAGTTTTTATGATCCTCTACACCCAACAAACTGTACTTTCTTTGATTGCTCTTCAAGCGTGCCACCAAACATCCTCAGCGGCTACTACGAGGAACAAGATCTGTTATCTTGCCCGATTCTTATTGCTTTAGATGACGACAACATCATCGAGTCCAACCTTGTATTCTGCACAAAATTGACTCGTCATGTCTTGCCAATTTCCTTATGTAACATAAAGTGGAATTGGGAACCATTATACTTGGTATGGTCGACAGAAACTTTCAAGAGTGGATGCTTTGTTGCTTGCAACGTATCCAACAAGGGCACTGAACACCATGAATCCATTCTTTTACCCCTTACAG GTGCAACTCTCCTTGTGCTAATACTGGGTGTCATGTATCATATATATTGCTATTATAGAAACAAAGGAGAAGATCAACAAAGAGTTGAAACTTTTTTGAAGGACTACAAAGCATTAAACCCAACAAGATTCTCTTATACTGATATCAAGAGAATTACAAAGCAGTTTAAGGACAAGTTAGGTGAAGGAGCTCATGGAGCTGTCTACAAAGGTAAATTAACTAATCAAATTCTGGTTGCCGTCAAGATTCTTAATAAAGCAGATGGAGATGGGACAGAATTCATAAATGAAGTGGGAACAATGGCCAAAATCCACCATGTCAATGTGGTTCGCTTGCTTGGCTACTGCGCCGAAGGATCTCACCGCGCTTTGGTTTATCACTTCTTCCCCAATGGTAATCTCCAGAGCTTCATTGCTCTGTCAAGTGACAAGGAAACCTTCTTTGGATGGAACAAGATGCATCAGATTGCTGTGGGCATAGCCAAAGGGATTGAATATCTTCACCAAGGCTGTAACCAAAGAATTCTGCATTTCGACATTAATCCTCGCAATGTCTTGTTAGATCAAAATTTCACTCCAAAAATTTCAGACTTTGGTTTAGCTAAGTTATGCTCCAAAAATCGAAGCACTGTGTCCATGACAGCAGCAAGGGGAACCTTAGGATACATGGCGCCTGAAGTTTTCTCTAGAAACTTCGGGAATGTATCTTACAAATCCGATATCTACAGTTATGGGATGTTGTTGCTTGAGATGGTTGGAGGAAGAAAAAATACAAATGCGAGTCAAGAAACATTTCAAGTTCTATATCCGAATTGGATACACAATTTGCTCGAAGGAGATGACACGTATATTCCAATTGACGATGATGGAGATTTTAGAATTGCAAAGAAACTTGCAATAGTGGGACTATGGTGCATCCAGTGGCACCCGGTGCACCGTCCCTCCATGAAAAGTGTAGTTCATATGCTTGAAGCAGAGGAAGATACGTTGAAAGTGCCTCCGAATCCTTTTGAATCTATAGCTGCGACTAGTTCAAGTGCAATTATTCCAGCAAAATTCTTGAATTTGGAATTGGAAGTAATTCCAGAAACAGACTAG
- the LOC110263870 gene encoding rust resistance kinase Lr10-like yields MYENIEDFLRENTLMPIRYSYKEIKKMTAGFKEKLGEGGFGSVYKGKLISGPFVAIKMLGKAKGNGQEFINEVATIGRIHHANVVKLVGFCVEESKRALVYEFMPKGSLDKYIFSKENSISLTYQKMFEISLGVARGIAYLHEGCDMQILHFDIKPHNILLDENFIPKVSDFGLAKLYPLDNSIVTLTAARGTIGYMAPELFYQNIGAVSYKADVYSFGMLLMEMASQRKNLNPHAEHSSQLYFPFWIYNHLAAESQEIEMKTFNHEERSELTKKMFMTALWCIQLKPCDRPSMNEVVKMLEGDVATIKMPPKPSFYPNDVIQRDSEIYSGVNDSNNSYASSSFEEESTTNPLLKFSG; encoded by the coding sequence ATGTATGAGAATATTGAAGATTTTCTGCGAGAAAACACTCTCATGCCAATCAGGTATTCgtataaagaaataaagaaaatgacAGCAGGTTTTAAGGAAAAGTTGGGAGAAGGAGGATTCGGCTCAGTCTACAAAGGAAAGCTAATAAGTGGACCCTTCGTAGCCATAAAAATGTTGGGTAAAGCGAAAGGAAACGGCCAAGAATTTATCAATGAAGTTGCTACAATTGGTAGGATACATCATGCGAATGTGGTGAAGTTGGTTGGCTTTTGCGTCGAAGAATCAAAACGTGCTCTTGTATATGAATTCATGCCGAAGGGTTCTCTCGACAAGTATATTTTTTCCAAAGAGAATAGTATATCATTAACATATCAGAAGATGTTTGAGATATCTCTTGGAGTGGCTCGCGGTATAGCTTATCTACATGAAGGTTGTGACATGCAGATTTTGCATTTTGATATCAAGCCTCATAATATCCTTCTTGATGAGAACTTCATTCCTAAGGTCTCAGACTTTGGTCTCGCAAAACTTTATCCTCTTGATAATAGTATTGTAACTTTGACTGCCGCAAGAGGAACTATTGGCTACATGGCCCCAGAATTGTTCTACCAAAATATTGGAGCAGTATCTTATAAGGCTGATGTCTATAGTTTTGGAATGCTTTTGATGGAAATGGCGAGTCAAAGAAAAAATTTGAATCCGCATGCAGAACATTCAAGTCAACTTTATTTTCCATTTTGGATTTATAATCACTTAGCTGCTGAGAGTCAAGAGATAGAGATGAAAACTTTTAATCATGAAGAAAGGAGTGAACTAACAAAAAAGATGTTTATGACTGCACTATGGTGTATACAATTGAAACCATGTGATCGTCCCTCAATGAATGAAGTAGTGAAAATGCTAGAAGGAGATGTCGCAACCATTAAAATGCCTCCAAAACCTTCATTTTATCCAAATGACGTGATTCAAAGAGATTCCGAGATTTACTCCGGAGTAAATGATTCAAATAATTCTTATGCGTCTTCaagttttgaggaggaaagtacaaCCAACCCTTTGTTAAAGTTTTCTGGTTGA
- the LOC107647794 gene encoding uncharacterized protein LOC107647794: MKGLWCSLLVLHLVFQTCCCASDQGGACRPSSCGKITNIKHPFRLKDDPAHCGDQRYELSCESNRTLLYLFPGKCYHVKGINYNNFTIRLVDPAISDSGDDCSTLPRYSLSSSNFSDEGIQYEIIRERRYVVDGSLQYERILENVIFLKCSNPMREDPRYVDAAPCTKEGGNNVYAVLGDLAVGELRDDCRVMMVATSSFLIPPRFFPDDASFFIDQNLSYAEIHRRISYGFDLSWMRGGACPSICGKLLSCHFNETAQNHISCLRDDYCVTPITFTECSKKSTI, encoded by the coding sequence ATGAAAGGCTTGTGGTGTTCACTACTAGTATTGCACTTGGTCTTTCAAACTTGCTGCTGCGCCTCGGATCAGGGAGGAGCATGTAGGCCTTCCTCTTGCGGCAAAATCACCAACATAAAACATCCTTTCCGGCTCAAGGATGATCCCGCACACTGTGGGGATCAGAGGTACGAGTTGTCTTGCGAGAGTAACAGGACGCTGTTATATCTTTTCCCCGGTAAATGCTACCATGTGAAGGGAATAAACTACAATAACTTCACGATCCGGCTGGTAGATCCCGCCATCTCAGATTCAGGGGACGACTGCTCCACCCTTCCTCGCTATTCTTTATCCAGTTCCAATTTCAGTGACGAAGGTATCCAATATGAAATCATTCGAGAACGAAGATACGTCGTTGATGGCAGTCTACAGTATGAAAGAATATTGGAGAACGTGATTTTCTTGAAGTGCAGCAATCCGATGAGGGAAGATCCACGATACGTGGACGCTGCTCCTTGCACTAAAGAAGGCGGCAATAATGTTTATGCTGTTCTTGGAGACTTGGCAGTGGGTGAATTAAGAGATGACTGCCGCGTGATGATGGTTGCTACCTCATCCTTTCTTATTCCACCGAGATTTTTTCCTGATGATGCTTCATTCTTCATCGACCAAAACTTGTCATACGCTGAAATTCACAGGAGGATCAGTTACGGATTTGATCTTTCTTGGATGCGCGGCGGTGCTTGTCCATCTATCTGTGGGAAGCTGCTTTCTTGCCATTTCAATGAAACCGCTCAAAATCACATCAGTTGCCTGAGGGATGATTACTGTGTCACTCCAATAACGTTTACTGAATGCAGTAAGAAAAGTACTATTTAG
- the LOC107647795 gene encoding rust resistance kinase Lr10-like, which produces MPTFLLLLLLNLNLDIAICHDDPVPCPVRLYCSENKTNILELPGFPSSVKLHVSRINYASKTLQVYDPEHCFPELFLRLNYSSFYPFRSIKQYSFDDPLKPANCAALLVSILVALYYIYGYYRNKGEDQERVKTFLKDYEALNPTRFSYADIKRITKQFKDKLGEGAHGAVYKGKLSNQILVAVKILNSTDDDGKEFINEVGTMAKIHHVNVVRLLGYCADGSHRALVYHFFPNGNLQTFIAPSSNNETFLGWNKMHQIAIGIAKGIEYLHQGCDQRILHFDINPYNVLLDQSFTPKISDFGLAKLCSKNRSTVSMTAARGTLGYMAPEVFSRNFGNVSYKSDIYSYGMLLLEMVGGRKNTNMSQETFQVLYPNWIHNLLEGDDTYIPIDDDGDFKIAKKLAIVGLWCIQWHPVHRPSMKSVVQMLEAEEDNLNAWNTIG; this is translated from the exons ATGCCAACATTCTTACTGCTACTGTTGCTGAATTTGAATCTGGATATCGCAATTTGCCATGACGATCCCGTTCCATGCCCCGTGCGTCTCTACTGTTCAGAAAACAAAACCAATATTCTTGAGCTACCTGGCTTTCCATCCTCAGTAAAACTCCACGTCAGTCGCATTAATTACGCATCAAAAACTTTACAAGTATATGATCCCGAACACTGTTTTCCAGAACTCTTTCTCAGACTCAATTATTCATCATTTTATCCTTTCCGATCCATCAAACAATATAGTTTTGATGATCCTCTAAAGCCAGCAAACT GTGCAGCTCTCCTTGTGTCAATACTGGTTGCCTTGTATTATATATATGGCTATTATAGAAACAAAGGGGAAGATCAAGAAAGAGTTAAAACTTTTTTGAAGGATTACGAGGCATTAAACCCGACAAGATTCTCTTATGCTGATATCAAGAGAATCACAAAGCAGTTTAAGGACAAATTAGGTGAAGGAGCTCATGGAGCCGTCTACAAAGGTAAATTGTCCAATCAAATTCTCGTTGCCGTGAAGATCCTCAACAGCACAGACGATGATGGAAAAGAGTTCATAAATGAAGTGGGAACTATGGCCAAAATCCACCATGTCAATGTGGTCCGCTTGCTTGGCTACTGCGCCGACGGATCTCACCGCGCTTTAGTTTATCACTTCTTCCCCAATGGTAATCTCCAGACCTTCATTGCTCCCTCCAGCAACAACGAAACCTTTCTCGGATGGAACAAGATGCATCAGATTGCTATCGGCATAGCCAAAGGGATTGAATATCTTCATCAAGGCTGTGATCAAAGAATTCTGCATTTTGATATTAATCCTTACAATGTCTTGTTAGATCAAAGTTTCACTCCTAAAATTTCAGATTTCGGTTTGGCTAAGTTATGCTCCAAGAATCGAAGTACTGTATCCATGACTGCAGCAAGGGGAACCTTAGGGTACATGGCGCCTGAAGTTTTCTCCAGAAACTTCGGGAATGTATCTTATAAATCCGATATCTACAGTTATGGGATGCTATTGCTTGAGATGGTTGGAGGGAGAAAGAATACAAACATGAGTCAGGAAACATTTCAAGTTCTGTATCCGAATTGGATACACAATTTGCTTGAAGGAGATGACACATATATTCCTATCGATGACGATGGAGATTTTAAAATTGCAAAGAAACTGGCAATAGTGGGACTATGGTGCATCCAGTGGCACCCGGTTCACCGTCCCTCCATGAAAAGTGTAGTTCAAATGCTTGAAGCAGAGGAAGACAATTTGAATGCTTGGAACACCATTGGATAA